From Pyrenophora tritici-repentis strain M4 chromosome 1, whole genome shotgun sequence, the proteins below share one genomic window:
- a CDS encoding PdxH, Pyridoxamine-phosphate oxidase, with protein sequence MLHAAGESAKKIFAPTSNSKDPGHATQYNKGALDRSDLLPSPTEQFHKWFQEAQSNGVYQPETVTFSTAELPSGRVSARVVYMKELDDRGFVIYSNWDTSRKASDVRSNPHAALTFYWRELERQVRVEGPVERLTDEESQVYYDTRIRGSRIGAWASQQSSVIEGREELEKRVEDVEKRFEGKDKIPVPEFWGGLRVVPEMVEFWQGRPSRLHDRFVYRKVDGEGQEGKGIKDSEWKIERLSP encoded by the coding sequence ATGCTGCACGCCGCCGGTGAATCCGCGAAAAAAATCTTCGCCCCAACATCGAACTCTAAAGATCCAGGCCATGCAACCCAGTACAACAAAGGCGCGCTAGACCGCTCCGACCTGCTCCCTTCCCCAACGGAGCAATTCCACAAGTGGTTCCAAGAAGCTCAAAGCAATGGTGTTTACCAGCCCGAAACCGTAACCTTTTCCACTGCCGAGCTCCCTAGTGGCCGCGTCTCGGCACGAGTCGTCTATATGAAAGAGCTTGATGACCGCGGCTTCGTCATCTATAGTAACTGGGACACGAGCCGCAAAGCGAGCGATGTGCGGAGTAATCCTCACGCAGCACTGACGTTTTATTGGCGCGAACTTGAGCGTCAAGTGCGTGTTGAAGGGCCCGTCGAACGGCTTACAGATGAGGAGTCACAGGTTTACTATGATACGCGGATCAGAGGATCGAGGATTGGTGCGTGGGCGAGTCAACAGAGTAGTGTGATTGAAGGAAGGGAGGAACTAGAGAAGAGAGTAGAGGATGTGGAGAAGAGATTTGAGGGCAAGGATAAGATTCCTGTACCGGAGTTTTGGGGAGGTCTGAGAGTTGTGCCGGAGATGGTCGAATTCTGGCAGGGAAGACCGAGCAGGTTGCATGATCGCTTTGTCTATCGGAAGGTTGACGGTGAGGGCCAGGAAGGCAAGGGAATCAAGGATTCGGAATGGAAGATTGAGAGGTTGAGCCCTTAG
- a CDS encoding MMS1-N multi-domain protein: MAYIAPIHRPSSVRHALKLSFLSPDEDCLVVAKSNRLEFYTQESDGLALKHSKAIYGKVTMLQKLRPALSSTDHLFVGTDRFMYFTLSWDAEKRQLQTEKSFASVADNAARESQTGERCHIDPSGRFMTVEVYEGIITVIPLVQRGKKRKQEADIAHLGEPQPVRLPEMFIRSSAFLRPRSPDEKPKMALLYEDTHSQVKLKLRELTYAGDEVDLQEGEICESDLELGSSHLIPVEKPSHGLVVIGETSIGYYDDESGEIHSEPLDEATIFVAWERIDAQRFVLADDYGRLYMFMLVLSAQGKVQSWKLDIIGQTSRASTLVYLDAGYVYVGSHQGDSQVIKIAEKSMEIVQTFSNIAPILDFTIMDMGNRSGEGQTNEYSSGQARIVTASGAYQDGSLRSVRSGVGLEDLGVLGEMEHISDLFSLKSTASAQYADTLLVSFVNESRIFRFDPQGEVEEVDEFASLALDETTLAAANISQGRIIQVTNGRARICDLDGGMITSEWLPMGGPTITAASINESHVLVSLGGVTVVSISMANGLQVVKEKTFGAESQVACIALPSDSSSICFVGFWNNSGLAICSLDTLEPVKTVQISDDSVPRSLLLTQIFPGQPPSLFVALADGNVVTYAFDPSTHELSGRKSIVLGTREATFRALPRGDGLFNVFATCEHPSLIYSSEGRLVYSAVTAEKATTVCPFDSEAYPGSVAIATPEDLRIALVDTERTTHVQTLKVDETVRRIAYSPSLKAFGLGTIKRILKNGEEVMASHFKLVDEIQFKELDSYALNEEELIECVMRCELPDGSGGVAERFVIGTAYLDDQSTTSERGRILILEVTPERILKLVMEIAVKGGCRCLATCEGKIVAALIKTIVIYDVEYPTQTPFLTKLATFRCSTAPIDITVNGPKIVIADLMKSLVVVEYTKGEAGLPDKLVEVARHYQITWATAVAEVDTNMYLESDAEGNLMVLYRDPNGVTDDDKRRLNVSSEMLLGEMVNRIRRIDVLTASDAVVIPRAFVGTVEGSIYLFGLISPAHQNLLMTLQSNLGALIPAPGDMDFAKFRAFKNGVRQEEEPMRFVDGEFVERFLDQGEEVQVKAIEGLGVGLEEVRGLIEGLRRLH; the protein is encoded by the exons ATGGCCTACATTGCACCCATTCACCGGCCCAGCAGCGTCAGACATGCGCTGAAGCTCAGCTTCCTGTCTCCAGATGAGGATTGCCTCGTGGTCGC GAAGTCAAACAGACTCGAATTCTACACACAGGAATCCGATGGATTGGCCCTAAAACATTCAAAGGCCATCTATGGCAAGGTTACTATGCTTCAGAAGCTCCGGCCCGCGCTATCATCGACCGACCACCTCTTCGTAGGTACCGATCGTTTCATGTACTTTACCTTGTCATGGGATGCCGAAAAGAGACAGCTCCAAACAGAAAAGTCTTTTGCCAGCGTTGCCGACAATGCTGCAAGAGAATCGCAAACAGGCGAGAGATGTCACATCGACCCGTCAGGACGCTTCATGACGGTCGAAGTATACGAGGGCATCATAACTGTCATACCGCTGGTTCAGAGGggaaagaagaggaagcaAGAGGCAGATATTGCCCACCTAGGGGAGCCCCAGCCCGTCCGATTACCCGAGATGTTCATTCGCTCGTCCGCCTTCCTCCGTCCACGATCACCCGACGAGAAGCCAAAGATGGCTCTTTTATACGAAGACACACACTCGCAAGTCAAATTGAAGCTACGAGAACTCACATATGCCGGCGACGAAGTAGACTTGCAAGAAGGAGAGATATGCGAGAGTGATCTCGAGCTTGGGTCTAGCCACTTAATACCAGTCGAGAAACCCTCACATGGCCTAGTAGTCATCGGAGAAACCTCGATAGGATACTACGATGATGAGAGTGGAGAGATACACTCGGAGCCGCTCGACGAGGCCACCATTTTCGTAGCCTGGGAGCGCATTGACGCCCAACGATTCGTGCTTGCCGATGATTACGGCCGCCTATATATGTTCATGCTGGTTTTGAGTGCACAAGGCAAGGTGCAGTCGTGGAAACTAGATATAATCGGACAGACGTCTCGGGCATCGACTTTGGTATATCTAGACGCGGGCTACGTCTATGTTGGCTCGCATCAAGGCGATTCGCAGGTCATCAAGATTGCAGAAAAGTCCATGGAGATTGTTCAGACTTTCTCTAACATTGCTCCAATACTCGATTTCACAATCATGGATATGGGGAACAGATCTGGCGAAGGCCAAACAAACGAATATTCTTCCGGCCAAGCACGGATAGTAACTGCCAGTGGCGCATACCAAGATGGCAGTCTTCGAAGTGTCCGAAGCGGGGTGGGACTAGAAGATCTTGGTGTGTTAGGCGAGATGGAGCACATCTCTGATCTTTTCAGCTTGAAGTCGACTGCGTCTGCACAGTACGCGGATACGTTACTAGTGAGTTTTGTCAATGAGTCGCGCATATTCCGCTTCGATCCTCAGGGCGAGGTGGAGGAAGTGGACGAGTTTGCTTCTCTCGCACTGGATGAGACAACACTAGCCGCGGCAAACATCTCACAAGGCCGAATTATACAAGTCACCAACGGGCGGGCTCGTATATGCGATCTAGATGGCGGCATGATCACATCTGAATGGCTACCAATGGGCGGGCCGACCATCACTGCAGCTTCCATCAACGAAAGCCATGTACTGGTATCCCTGGGGGGTGTAACCGTCGTGTCTATAAGCATGGCCAATGGTCTGCAGGTGGTCAAGGAGAAGACATTCGGTGCGGAAAGCCAAGTGGCTTGCATTGCTCTCCCATCAGACTCGAGCTCGATATGTTTCGTTGGTTTCTGGAACAATTCGGGACTCGCCATATGCTCTCTCGATACCCTGGAACCTGTCAAGACGGTCCAAATCTCCGATGATTCTGTTCCGCGCTCGTTACTGCTTACACAAATCTTCCCGGGACAACCACCGTCGCTTTTTGTCGCTCTGGCCGATGGTAATGTCGTTACATATGCTTTTGATCCGTCAACGCACGAGCTGTCTGGGAGAAAGAGCATTGTTCTCGGAACACGCGAAGCCACCTTCCGCGCTCTTCCCCGAGGTGATGGGCTTTTCAATGTCTTTGCAACCTGCGAGCATCCCTCTTTGATTTACTCATCCGAAGGTCGTCTCGTATACTCCGCCGTTACAGCCGAAAAAGCAACAACAGTGTGTCCATTCGATTCGGAAGCATACCCCGGCTCCGTCGCCATCGCCACCCCAGAAGATCTCCGCATCGCTCTTGTGGATACGGAGCGAACAACACACGTACAAACACTAAAGGTCGATGAAACAGTACGACGCATAGCATACTCGCCGAGTTTGAAAGCTTTCGGGCTCGGCACCATCAAGAGGATATTGAAAAACGGCGAGGAAGTGATGGCCAGTCACTTCAAGCTCGTCGACGAGATCCAATTCAAGGAACTAGACAGCTACGCTCTCAACGAAGAAGAACTCATAGAATGCGTCATGCGCTGCGAACTACCAGACGGCTCTGGCGGTGTCGCAGAGCGCTTCGTGATTGGCACCGCATACCTCGATGATCAAAGCACGACTTCAGAACGTGGCCGTATACTCATTCTCGAAGTAACACCAGAACGCATCCTCAAGCTCGTGATGGAAATTGCAGTAAAAGGCGGATGCAGATGTCTAGCAACATGCGAAGGCAAGATCGTGGCCGCGCTCATCAAGACAATAGTAATCTACGACGTCGAATATCCAACTCAAACCCCCTTCCTCACCAAACTAGCCACATTCCGCTGCTCCACAGCACCAATAGACATCACGGTCAACGGGCCCAAGATTGTGATTGCAGACCTCATGAAATCACTCGTCGTCGTTGAATACACAAAAGGCGAGGCGGGCCTTCCAGATAAACTGGTCGAAGTAGCGCGGCATTACCAGATTACGTGGGCCACAGCCGTGGCAGAGGTAGACACGAACATGTATCTCGAAAGCGACGCCGAGGGTAATCTTATGGTGCTATACCGCGACCCGAATGGTGTCACGGACGATGATAAGAGACGGTTGAATGTTAGCTCAGAGATGCTGCTCGGTGAAATGGTGAATCGTATACGTAGGATAGATGTCTTGACGGCTTCCGACGCGGTTGTTATTCCTAGAGCTTTCGTCGGTACT GTCGAAGGCTCCATCTATCTCTTCGGCCTCATATCTCCCGCCCACCAAAACCTCCTTATGACGCTGCAATCCAACCTCGGCGCTCTCATTCCCGCACCAGGCGACATGGACTTTGCCAAGTTCCGCGCGTTCAAGAATGGGGTAAGGCAAGAGGAGGAGCCGATGCGTTTTGTGGACGGGGAGTTTGTAGAGAGGTTTTTGGATCAGGGTGAGGAGGTGCAGGTCAAGGCTATTGAGGGGTTAGGTGTGGGACTTGAGGAGGTTAGAGGTTTGATTGAGGGGTTGAGACGGTTGCATTAA
- a CDS encoding Sin-N domain containing protein, producing MANPVDMEVEDDDPVVAEYDVYITPDMAEQELYVLQYINRPPDKKLTKEFGSKPSEVRLKKESGFIEVDVPLNIHENFNRVTGVQYGEAMRKTKGFGQKAFGIASGFERTMPRSTNRPGATGEGAPAAPVATVDDDNLEDYVANFEDANEKGHVLNVQTFGGQIMSDDGKGPTYMLGAFRDNELHLTRCNGLIQLRTQFHHIDASAQLEAVQRRREKESQEGAKVAEPKAFLAQVKKTGGDTAAELTQAFMKATNQEQWQKLNYYDEQVY from the exons ATGGCTAATCCTGTGGACATGGAGGTCGAGGACGACGACCCAGTTGTGGCCGAGTACGATGTCTACATCACGCCCGACATGGCCGAGCAGGAGCTGTATGTGTTACAGTACATCAACCGTCCCCCAGACAAGAAGCTCACCAAGGAATTCGGGAGCAAGCCATCCGAAGTGCGCTTGAAGAAAGAGTCGGGCTTCATTGAGGTCGACGTTCCGCTCAACATCCATGAAAACTTCAACCGCGTTACTGGTGTCCAGTATGGCGAGGCCATGCGCAAGACCAAGGGCTTTGGCCAAAAGGCCTTCGGTATCGCCTCTGGCTTCGAGCGGACTATGCCCCGCAGCACCAACCGCCCTGGCGCCACGGGTGAAGGAGCCCCAGCTGCGCCCGTTGCGACCGTGGACGACGACAACTTGGAAGATTACGTTGCCAATTTCGAGGATGCGAATGAAAAGGGCCATGTACTCAATGTACAGACGTTTGGCGGCCAGATCATGTCGGACGATGGCAAGGGGCCCACTTACATGCTAGGCGCTTTCCGCGATA ACGAACTCCACCTCACACGTTGCAACGGTCTCATCCAGCTCCGAACACAGTTTCACCACATTGATGCCTCTGCCCAGCTCGAAGCAGTCCAGCGCCGCCGCGAGAAGGAGTCACAAGAGGGCGCCAAGGTCGCTGAGCCCAAGGCCTTCCTCGCACAGGTCAAGAAGACCGGGGGTGATACAGCTGCAGAATTGACTCAGGCTTTCATGAAGGCGACCAACCAAGAACAATGGCAGAAGCTGAACTATTACGACGAGCAGGTATATTAA